The following is a genomic window from Thermodesulfovibrionales bacterium.
CACCTTCCGGTACAACTATTCCGAAAACAGAGCCTGAAAGGTCTCAAACCTCACAAACACAGCTTGCGGCTCCTCCACCACAACCTGCACCTCCAGCTGAGACTGAAAAAAGAGGCAGTGATGAGCCAAAGATCCTTTATGACAGGGCAAGAGAGTTATTTAAGGATAAAAAATATGCAGAGGCAAGGTCACTCTTTGAGGAGTTTATCAAGAAGTATCCTGATTACAGGCTAGCAGGAAACTCGAGGTTCTGGATAGCAGAGACCTATTATGCAGAAAAGAATTATGAAGATGCCATACTGAATTACGAGAAGGTTATCCGGGATTATCCCTCAAATGAGAAGGTGCCAGCAGCCTATCTTAAACAGGCCTATTCATTTATAGAACTGGGTGACAAAAAGACTGCAAAGGTAATCCTTGAAAGATTAATTGAAAAGTATCCGGCTTCTGAGGAGGCAAAGGCTGCAAGGGATAAATTAAAGGAACTTAAAGGGAAGCCAAGATAAAAACCGAATGCTTCAGGACCGATCAGGAAGGCGTATTGACTACCTGAGGATATCTGTAACTGACCGCTGCAATCTCAGGTGTATCTATTGTATGCCTTCTGAGGGTGAACGGTTAATTGAATATAAAGAAATCCTTAGGTATGAAGAGATTATAAGAATAGTAAGAATTGCCTCCATTCTTGGTGTAAAAAAGATAAGACTCACAGGTGGAGAACCCTTAAGAAGAAGGGATATTGCCTATCTTGTAAAGGGCATATCAGCAATAGAAGGAATTAATGAGATAGGACTCACAACCAATGGAGTCCTTCTGAAAAGGCATGTCTACTTCTTAAAAGAGGCAGGGCTTAATAGGATTAATGTAAGTCTTGATTCCCTTGATTCATTAAAATACAGGGAGATAACAGGTGGTGGAGACATTGAGAAGGTTCTTGAAGGTATCGAGCTTGCAGAAAGTTCAGGGCTTTCACCCATAAGCATAAACATGGTTCCAGTCAGAGGTATTAATGATGACGAAATAGAGGCCTTTGCAAGGCTGACTTTAGAAAAACCCTGGAGAGTAAGGTTCATAGAATTAATGCCAATAGGCGTAAGAGATTTCTGGAGGCCTGAGAGATATGTTTCAGAAGATGAGATAAGAAGAAGGGTAGAGACCCTTGGAAGGCTTGAGCCAGCTGGTTTAAATTCAGGTGGTCCTGCAAGATACTGGAGACTCCCCGGGGCAAGAGGAGTTATAGGATTTATAAGTGCTCTTAGCAATCATTTCTGTGGTGAATGCAATCGCCTTAGGATAACATCTGATGGAAAGATAAGGCCCTGCCTTTTTTCAGAAACCGAGATAGACCTTAAACCAGTCTTAAGGGGCAGCTCAGATGACAGGGAACTGATGAGGCTTATTAGCATAGCTATAGACTGTAAACCTTCAGGTCATGGATTGAGGCCTGATTTAAGGTCCTTTGATGTTCTATCAAGACCCATGTCAAAAATTGGAGGGTAAACGAGGAAAGATGAAACTGACACATGTGGATGACAAAGGCAATGCCCGGATGGGAGATGTATCTGGGAAGGAGGTTACCCTTCGGGAGGCTCGTGCCACAGCAAGGATAAAACTCAGTTCAGAGACCATAGCGTTGCTTTTAGATAAGGCTATTCCCAAAGGAGATGTTCTTACTGTTGCAAAGATTGCAGGCATAATGGCTGCAAAGAAGACCCATGAACTTATACCTATGTGCCATCCATTAAATATCTCTCATGTTGATATCGAGTTTAATATCCTTAAAGAGAGCTCTGAGATAGAAATAGAGAGCATTGTAAAGGTAGAGGCAAGGACGGGCGTTGAAATGGAAGCGCTATGTGCGGCAGCTACAGCAGCCCTTACAATCTATGATATGTGTAAGGCAGTGGACAGGGAGATGGTGATCACTGATATAATGCTTATTGAAAAAAAAGGTGGAAGAAGCGGAGAATACAAGAGAGGAGATAAAAGATGATTACTGCAAAGGATATAATGACAAGGAATGTTATAACTGTAAAGCCAGAGACATCTATTGAGGAGCTTGCAAGGATACTCATAGAAAATAAAATAAGTGGTGCTCCTGTTGTTGATGACAGCGGGAATCTTGTGGGTATAGTAACAGAGAATGACCTCATAAACCAGAACAAGAGACTTCATATACCAACTGTAATAAGGCTCTTTGATGCCTTTATAATGCTTGAAAGGCCTAAGAAAATTGAAGAGGAAATCAAAAGAATTACTGCTACCAGGGTCTGGGATATATGCACAAAGAATGTGATGACAGTTAATGAAGATGCTACCATTCAGGAAATCGCAACATTAATGTCAGAGAAGAAGATACATCTTATACCGGTAATGAGGGATAAAAAAGTCATTGGCATAATAGGAAAGGCAGATATCATTAAGGCAATGACAAAACAGGAGAATTAATGTCATCAGGGGTAGCCCTTGTTTTGAGCGGTGGAGGTGCAAAGGGTGCGTTTCAGTTTGGTGCCATACAGTACATAGAAGAACATTACAAAAAAAAGAATCCCACCTTTAACTATTCCATAATAGCAGGTGTATCTGTTGGAGCCCTGAATGGCACAATGCTTGCGATGGAAAAATATGAACTCCTCAAAGAGATATGGAATACCATCTCTTCAGAAAAGGTTTACAGAGGCTCCTTAAACTGGCTGGCTGCAATCAGGGTACTCTTTGGTTCAAGGTCAGTCCTCAGTAACAAACCTCTCTATGAACTAATTAAAAAACATGTTTCTCTCAGAGACATAAAGTCAGATAGATACGACCTGAGAATCGGTTCTGTCTCACTATACAGTGGTGAATACAGGGCATTCAGGCCTCAGGATTTTGAAAATGATGATGAGTTCAGAAAGGTCCTCCTATCATCAACAGCAATCCCGGTTATATGGAAACCAGTCAATGAGATAAGACTTAAGAATGGCAGTCTGTTTAGAGACGCGATTGATGGAGGAATAAGGAACATAAGTCCACTTGGAGATGTTATTGATAGTGATCCTGAAGAGGTGATAATAATAAACTGCAGTGCCTATTCTCTGAGATTGAAGGAAGACCCTAAGGCATCAAAGAATATATTTAAAATTGCAAAAAGGGCTTTGGTGGAAATTGCAATTGATGAAATATTCAATTCTGACATTAGTGAGTTTCTCAGAATCAACAGGCTTGTTGAGCAGGCAGAAAAACAGAACTGCCAGCTGCTCAAACCAGATGGAAGACCTTACAGGTCTTTCAGGACTGTGCTCATCCAGCCAGATGGTGATCTCGGAGACACACTTGATTTTTCAGAAAGAGTGATAAAGGAAAGGATAGAAAAGGGTTTCCAAGTAGCCACAAAGGCCTTTGAGACAAACCACAGCATTTAAGTCATTAAAGTATTATTAATAAATCTGGTTAGGGTTATTTTTTCTCTGAATATCAAGAGGGCAGGAATACCGAGCCTGTCTGATGCTTTGCTCGCAACAATGCTAAATAGTAAAAGTATTGCAGCACCCGCAAGTATATACTCAATGGAAATCATGGCTCAGCCATATAAAAGATACTATTTAAACCTGACCGTACAAAAATTTACAGCAATCTCAGAAATTCTTTATTTAATATTATCATAGATTATGTTTTATTACTTCCCTATTTTATTATCGATCTTAAAAATGTCCAAGACGCAAAAAGCATTTAAGGGGCAGAAAAAAGGCGATACCCTTTGCTCCACAAAGTTCGGACATCAATCTGCTTCCAGAAGCATCCTTCTATTAAAGTGTTTCTTTATCCATACCAGAGCCATTGTCTTTAATCGTTATAATCAGACGATTTTTCTTGGATGTCACAGTAATCTTTACATCCTGTCCTCTGTCCGAGGCTTCTATAGGATTATTGAAAAGATTTACAAGAGCCCATAATTTATGGTGCCAGAAAGGATTGGTATGTAGTATAGCTATTCAAGTAACGGGAAATATTTTCCGAGGTATAAGGAGATGAACAAGAGTGAGAAGGGTTAGAAATGTTATGATAGCGATTATATGGTATTTTCTATTAGGCATTAAGATTTCCTTATTCATTACCCTTTTCCATTCCATTTATATTTTATAAGATAGTACCCTGCTGCAAGTGCAAATATGATAACGCCGATTCCTATCAGCGTAAGGCTGGGCAACTCTTTTACATCAAGGATAATGACCTTTCTGGCAATAGCTATAATCGCAACTGCCATAACTACCTGAACATGGTCAACGCCCTCAATAAGATATGTCTTCATTATTGTCTCGAGCAATTCTATTCCTATTATAACAAGCATAAACAGACCGAATATATCAAGCAGCTCATTGATATCAAGCAAAAATAGTGGAGGTGTAAGGGTATCTTTTATAATGAGCCAACCAAGTTCTACAGTAGATAAAAGTAAAACCATAGCCATCATGACTGTAAGAGATATTATGATTGTTTTTTTAAATTTCCTCAGATATTCAAACATAAATTATCTCCTCTTTACTTTAATCCGATTGATCAACCTACAGTAAGTATAGCTTTAGAAGATTTTATTTGCAACACTTTTCTAAGTTCCCAGGATATTATTTTTCATATTTTCGTCTAACATAAATCAAAATGTGTAATATCTTCTTTTTAGGGCAAAATATGGAAACATTTTTAAAATATAGAAGGAGATTTGTATATAAACTTAAAGGATTGTAATGCACTCCTAAAAAAGCCCTCAAAAAGCAATTCCTTCATAAGGATTAGCAAGAATTACTCTATACAGCCTATCTTAAGGGTGATATAATTAAACTATTGAGAGTTAAATAATCTTGTTTCGGGGGGGTGGGATTTGAAGAGTTTAAAAAGAATCCAGGGAATATTACCAAGAATCTGAGAAGGCTTAACAGAAAGGTCATGGCAGACAGCCATGAAAATTTGCTTAAGAGACAGAAGGAGATCAGTATGAATAGAATTGTATTTTCAATCTTGATAGTCTTTAGCTTGATTATGGGGGCTCATGCTGCTCAATCTCCACAGATTCCTTTACCAGGAAGTGCGATTCCTCAGTTTATGGAACCCTTGCCAACACTCGGCATTCCACCCTGGAATGGAACAATCGCCACTGTGTTCGGAAATCAACCATTAACGATCAGGATGTGTGAGTTTGATGCAAATATCCTACCTGCTGGAACAATAATTCCGGGTCAGAAACCAAAGACCAAGGTCTGGGGTTATCTTGTTGATCCTGTTGGAAACTCTACATGTGCCCAGCTCATTAATCTCTATAAGAATCCATTAACAGGGGCAATTGATACCTATATTGGTCCTGTGATTGTCAATCAGCGGGTTTTAAATCCGCCGGGTCTTTCAACAGATATAACTTGGATAAACGACCTCGGAAGTGCACTTACCACAGAG
Proteins encoded in this region:
- the ybgF gene encoding tol-pal system protein YbgF, which translates into the protein MVRIKYFIKKTIRLMAAALFLCCTGLNTSCVTVTSDYDTLKSDVNMLKRDLYEMKVALADLKKNLDEIQTVVRAGGTEQTKALTESQIALLNKLNSLTAELAEIRARFEEQRHFSDKFLSESRQSNERLQARLEGLELITKDLQRKIDTLETQARSIKSEISPQPPSGTTIPKTEPERSQTSQTQLAAPPPQPAPPAETEKRGSDEPKILYDRARELFKDKKYAEARSLFEEFIKKYPDYRLAGNSRFWIAETYYAEKNYEDAILNYEKVIRDYPSNEKVPAAYLKQAYSFIELGDKKTAKVILERLIEKYPASEEAKAARDKLKELKGKPR
- the moaA gene encoding GTP 3',8-cyclase MoaA, with translation MLQDRSGRRIDYLRISVTDRCNLRCIYCMPSEGERLIEYKEILRYEEIIRIVRIASILGVKKIRLTGGEPLRRRDIAYLVKGISAIEGINEIGLTTNGVLLKRHVYFLKEAGLNRINVSLDSLDSLKYREITGGGDIEKVLEGIELAESSGLSPISINMVPVRGINDDEIEAFARLTLEKPWRVRFIELMPIGVRDFWRPERYVSEDEIRRRVETLGRLEPAGLNSGGPARYWRLPGARGVIGFISALSNHFCGECNRLRITSDGKIRPCLFSETEIDLKPVLRGSSDDRELMRLISIAIDCKPSGHGLRPDLRSFDVLSRPMSKIGG
- the moaC gene encoding cyclic pyranopterin monophosphate synthase MoaC; the protein is MKLTHVDDKGNARMGDVSGKEVTLREARATARIKLSSETIALLLDKAIPKGDVLTVAKIAGIMAAKKTHELIPMCHPLNISHVDIEFNILKESSEIEIESIVKVEARTGVEMEALCAAATAALTIYDMCKAVDREMVITDIMLIEKKGGRSGEYKRGDKR
- a CDS encoding CBS domain-containing protein; the protein is MITAKDIMTRNVITVKPETSIEELARILIENKISGAPVVDDSGNLVGIVTENDLINQNKRLHIPTVIRLFDAFIMLERPKKIEEEIKRITATRVWDICTKNVMTVNEDATIQEIATLMSEKKIHLIPVMRDKKVIGIIGKADIIKAMTKQEN
- a CDS encoding patatin-like phospholipase family protein; the encoded protein is MSSGVALVLSGGGAKGAFQFGAIQYIEEHYKKKNPTFNYSIIAGVSVGALNGTMLAMEKYELLKEIWNTISSEKVYRGSLNWLAAIRVLFGSRSVLSNKPLYELIKKHVSLRDIKSDRYDLRIGSVSLYSGEYRAFRPQDFENDDEFRKVLLSSTAIPVIWKPVNEIRLKNGSLFRDAIDGGIRNISPLGDVIDSDPEEVIIINCSAYSLRLKEDPKASKNIFKIAKRALVEIAIDEIFNSDISEFLRINRLVEQAEKQNCQLLKPDGRPYRSFRTVLIQPDGDLGDTLDFSERVIKERIEKGFQVATKAFETNHSI
- a CDS encoding phosphate-starvation-inducible PsiE family protein is translated as MFEYLRKFKKTIIISLTVMMAMVLLLSTVELGWLIIKDTLTPPLFLLDINELLDIFGLFMLVIIGIELLETIMKTYLIEGVDHVQVVMAVAIIAIARKVIILDVKELPSLTLIGIGVIIFALAAGYYLIKYKWNGKG